The Bacteroidales bacterium genome includes a window with the following:
- a CDS encoding nitroreductase family protein, with protein MEFREVVEKRSSVRSFRNEPVPPDHLREMIRIAAMAPSVNNFQPWKFMVITSRELLGKMANIVSEKIQSLPVNESLAAENIKSQVEFFATFFRDAPALVVLLMEEYETVLEKGVQLTHEEINRERNFPDLQSAGACIENLLLAAVDMGYGACWLSAPLMAGDELAQLLEVEKPYRIVAFAAVGKPAHNPLPKSRKELDELIIWKD; from the coding sequence ATGGAATTCAGGGAAGTAGTTGAAAAGCGGAGCAGTGTTCGGAGTTTCAGGAATGAGCCCGTTCCGCCTGATCATTTGCGGGAAATGATCCGGATTGCCGCCATGGCGCCAAGCGTCAACAATTTCCAGCCCTGGAAGTTTATGGTAATTACTTCGCGGGAATTATTGGGGAAAATGGCCAATATTGTTTCGGAAAAAATACAATCGCTTCCTGTGAATGAATCGCTCGCGGCAGAAAATATCAAATCGCAGGTGGAGTTTTTTGCCACTTTTTTCAGGGATGCTCCTGCCCTGGTTGTTTTGCTGATGGAGGAATATGAAACGGTTCTTGAAAAAGGTGTTCAGCTGACCCACGAGGAAATCAACAGGGAGAGGAATTTCCCTGATTTGCAAAGTGCCGGTGCGTGCATCGAAAATTTACTGCTTGCGGCCGTAGATATGGGGTACGGGGCCTGCTGGTTGAGTGCTCCTCTTATGGCGGGCGATGAGCTTGCCCAATTGCTGGAAGTTGAAAAACCTTACCGCATCGTTGCATTTGCAGCCGTCGGGAAACCGGCTCATAACCCTCTTCCGAAGAGCAGGAAAGAGTTGGATGAATTGATCATCTGGAAAGACTAA